CATGCCATCATGCCCGGGCGCAATCGTCGCGAGTACCACGAGACGCACGACAGCGACTTCGCGTACGAGCTGCCGGGGGTTGCGCGCTTCCGCGTGAACGCCCTCCTCGATCGCCATGGCCCGGCGGTCGTGGCCCGCGCCATTCCGTCGCGCATCGTCACCGCCGAAGAGCTCGGGCTCAGCCCCGAGGTCCAGGCGCTCTGCACGCTCACCAAGGGGCTCGTCCTCGTGACGGGGCCCACCGGGAGCGGCAAGTCGACGACGCTGTGCGCCCTCGTCGACCTCGTGAACCGCCTGCGGCAGGATCACATCGTCACCATCGAGGACCCGATCGAGTTCGTGCACGAGAGCAAGGGGTGCCTCGTGACGCAGCGCCAGGTCGGGATGCACACCGGGTCGTTCAAGCAGGCGCTGCGTGCCGCGCTGCGCGAGGATCCGGATGTGGTCCTCGTGGGCGAACTGCGCGACCTGGAGACCGTGAGCATTGCCATCGAGACCGCCGAGACCGGGCACCTCGTCTTCGGCACGCTGCACACCACGACGGCGGCCAGCACCATCGATCGCATCATCGACCAGTTCCCCCCCGACCGGCAGGAACAGATTCGCACGATGCTGTCGGAGTCGCTCAAGGGAGTCATCGCCCAGACGCTGTGCCGCAAGGTGGGGGGCGGGCGTGTGGCGGCAATGGAGATCCTCCTCGCCACGCCGGCGGTCTCCAACCTCATTCGCGAGTCGAAGACGTTCCAGATCCCGAGCGTCATCCAGACGTCGCGCCGGCTCGGCATGCTCACGATCAACGACGCACTCGTGGACCTGGTGGAGAAGGGGACGGTGGAGCCGAAGGAGGCGTACCTGCGCGCGGTCGACAAGGGGAACCTTGCCACCGCGCTCAAGGGGCGCGGCTTCGACATGTCGTTCATCGAGTCGGAGACTGGCGGTGCGCCGCCTCCTCCGGCGCGCCCCGAGCCTACCTCGCCGGTGCA
The DNA window shown above is from Gemmatimonadaceae bacterium and carries:
- a CDS encoding type IV pilus twitching motility protein PilT — protein: MSPLRVEGAVPSAAFVSPAEPWSAPVDPSARARIEELLREQVERGASDLHLRSGDFPLMRVHGDIVRLTDRPQVDAESLGAMLHAIMPGRNRREYHETHDSDFAYELPGVARFRVNALLDRHGPAVVARAIPSRIVTAEELGLSPEVQALCTLTKGLVLVTGPTGSGKSTTLCALVDLVNRLRQDHIVTIEDPIEFVHESKGCLVTQRQVGMHTGSFKQALRAALREDPDVVLVGELRDLETVSIAIETAETGHLVFGTLHTTTAASTIDRIIDQFPPDRQEQIRTMLSESLKGVIAQTLCRKVGGGRVAAMEILLATPAVSNLIRESKTFQIPSVIQTSRRLGMLTINDALVDLVEKGTVEPKEAYLRAVDKGNLATALKGRGFDMSFIESETGGAPPPPARPEPTSPVQAKTPAARTAFGLRR